Proteins from a genomic interval of Rhipicephalus microplus isolate Deutch F79 chromosome 6, USDA_Rmic, whole genome shotgun sequence:
- the LOC119167435 gene encoding uncharacterized protein LOC119167435: MNFYYLFFALICTALSSAMASVSSGSCCDFSSVNAEDAIDKLIAKFSEYEIIGPEKYYPVFAGFEISGFNVSGFHKLHQYGPVMHYCRNGTRLVQVDFINTGVVLITTPWKHCSRYQGTFSLRSRLSRFTVQFHVGLSNEDGETKLSYHGSIIPVITENIQAEVDGAGRNVNVVAGVLAMMFPEVTKEMWNQQFYYPLSRVLHRVLS, translated from the exons ATGAATTTTTATTATCTGTTCTTCGCACTCATCTGCACCGCTCTGTCGTCCGCAATGGCAAGTGTCTCGTCAG GATCATGTTGTGACTTCTCCAGTGTCAACGCCGAAGATGCGATTGATAAGCTTATCGCCAAATTTTCAGAATACGAGATAATTGGCCCCGAAAAGTACTACCCAGTTTTCGCTGGATTTGAGATAAGTGGATTCAACGTGAGCGGGTTCCACAAGCTGCACCAGTACGGACCCGTGATGCACTACTGCAGGAACGGTACCCGCCTGGTTCAAGTGGACTTCATTAACACTGGCGTCGTCTTGATCACAACACCCTGGAAGCACTGTTCTAGATATCAAGGCACATTTAGCCTGCGCTCAAGGCTATCTCGTTTCACGGTGCAGTTCCACGTGGGCCTAAGCAACGAAGATGGAGAGACAAAACTTTCTTACCACGGATCCATTATCCCCGTGATAACTGAGAACATTCAGGCTGAGGTTGATGGGGCTGGACGGAACGTAAATGTGGTTGCCGGAGTTTTGGCAATGATGTTTCCCGAAGTAACAAAAGAAATGTGGAATCAACAGTTTTACTACCCGTTGAGCCGAGTTTTACATCGAGTTCTTAGTTAG